The following are encoded in a window of Paramormyrops kingsleyae isolate MSU_618 chromosome 12, PKINGS_0.4, whole genome shotgun sequence genomic DNA:
- the tcirg1b gene encoding T cell immune regulator 1, ATPase H+ transporting V0 subunit a3b — MGALFRSEEVCLVQLFLQSGSAYDCVSELGELGLVEFRDLNPNVNAFQRKFVGEVRRCEELEKTFSFLEQEIHRSLSPHLEGRLSPPCPVPSAPQPKELLTIEEESERLSRELREVSRNRDSLQAQLTQLCQYRGVLTQTHSLTAMQAPPSSLESSGISDNRQDIRLSFVAGVVHPWKVPAFERLLWRACRGYIIVEFQEMNEKLEMPDSGEMVQWTVFLISYWGDQIGQKVKKICDCFHTQTFVYPESMTEREDALRRLGDRIHDIKVVLSQTEQYLQQLLARAVGVLPQWKVQVQKCKAVQMVLNLCSPSVTDKCLIAEAWCPVSQLPALQSALREGTRKSGSGVDSFYNRLPASTSPPTLFTTNSFTAGFQNIVDAYGVAMYREVNPAVYTIITFPFLFAVMFGDVGHGLLMALAALWMVLEEKDPKLRNNTNEIWRMMFGGRYMILLMGLFSIYTGAIYNECFSRALSPFASGWHIQPMMQHYNWSKKTLQQNKYLTLDPNVTGVFKGPYPFGIDPIWGMANNHLTFLNSYKMKMSVIIGVIHMTFGVCLSFFNYKHFGKISSMFLVLIPELTFMLCLFGYLVFMVVYKWIIYGPMNSNRAPSILIHFIDMFLFSGSKDNPDLYQGQPIVQKVLVILALISVPVLLLGKPIHLYCTHKKKQHRTEDQRPLIVDSNSVNSIQGDLEAGEQDEEEEFDMPNVFMHQAIHTIEYCLGCISNTASYLRLWALSLAHAQLSEVLWSMVMHMSFSSKSYVGSVTMAVIFAFFAVLTVSILLVMEGLSAFLHALRLHWVEFQNKFYSGTGYKLSPFDFTSIINASLPN, encoded by the exons ATGGGAGCCCTGTTTCGGAGCGAGGAAGTTTGTCTAGTGCAGCTTTTCCTTCAGTCAGGGTCGGCGTACGACTGCGTCAGTGAGCTGGGAGAGTTGGGGCTGGTCGAATTCAGAGAC CTGAACCCAAACGTCAACGCTTTTCAGAGGAAGTTTGTCGGTGAGGTGAGACGATGCGAGGAGCTGGAGAAAACATTTT CTTTCCTGGAGCAGGAAATCCACCGGTCGCTCTCGCCTCACCTGGAGGGACGGCTGTCACCACCCTGTCCTGTTCCCTCGGCGCCCCAACCCAAAGAACTGCTGACCATAGAGGAGGAGAGTGAGAGACTGTCTAGAGAGTTAAGAGAG GTGTCCCGGAACCGAGACAGTCTCCAGGCCCAGCTGACCCAACTCTGCCAGTACCGGGGGgttctgacacagacacactccctTACTGCCATGCAG gcTCCACCATCCAGCCTAGAGTCGTCTGGCATTTCGGATAATAGACAGGATATTCGACTGAG ttttgttgcTGGTGTTGTCCATCCATGGAAAGTCCCAGCCTTCGAGCGGTTGCTGTGGCGGGCTTGCCGTGGTTACATCATCGTGGAGTTCCAGGAAATGAATGAGAAACTGGAGATGCCTGATTCT GGGGAGATGGTGCAGTGGACAGTTTTCCTCATCTCTTATTGGGGAGATCAGATTGGTCAGAAAGTTAAGAAAATCTGTGATTG CTTCCACACCCAAACCTTTGTGTACCCAGAAAGTATGACTGAGAGGGAAGATGCCCTCCGTAGGCTGGGAGACCGGATTCATGACATTAAAGTG GTGCTCTCCCAGACAGAGCAGTACCTTCAGCAGCTGCTGGCACGTGCCGTGGGGGTCCTGCCACAGTGGAAGGTCCAGGTCCAGAAATGCAAAGCGGTTCAGATGGTACTCAACCTGTGCAGCCCGTCTGTCACTGACAAGTGTCTGATCGCGGAGGCCTGGTGCCCCGTCAGCCAGCTGCCAGCCCTGCAGAGCGCCCtcagggaaggcacg AGGAAGAGCGGTAGCGGTGTCGATTCCTTCTACAACCGGCTGCCGGCCTCCACCTCCCCCCCGACGCTCTTCACCACCAATTCCTTCACCGCTGGGTTCCAGAACATCGTCGACGCTTACGGGGTGGCCATGTACAGGGAGGTCAACCCAG CGGTGTACACCATCATTACTTTCCCCTTCCTTTTCGCGGTCATGTTTGGGGACGTGGGTCACGGGTTGCTGATGGCTCTCGCCGCACTCTGGATGGTTCTGGAAGAAAAGGACCCGAAGCTGAGGAACAACACCAATGAG ATCTGGAGGATGATGTTTGGGGGGAGGTACATGATCCTTCTGATGGGTCTCTTCTCCATCTACACCGGCGCCATCTACAACGAGTGCTTCAGTCGAGCCCTCAGCCCCTTCGCGTCCGGCTGGCACATCCAGCCCATGATGCAGCACTATAACTGGAG TAAGAAAACACTGCAACAGAACAAGTATCTCACCCTGGACCCTAACGTCACTGGAGTCTTCAAGGGTCCTTATCCCTTTGGCATTGACCCG ATCTGGGGGATGGCCAATAATCACCTGACGTTCCTCAACTCCTACAAGATGAAGATGTCAGTGATCATCGGAGTCATCCACATGACCTTCGGAGTTTGCCTGTCCTTCTTCAACTACAA GCACTTTGGGAAGATAAGCAGCATGTTCTTGGTTCTCATCCCGGAGCTCACCTTCATGCTCTGCTTGTTCGGGTACCTCGTCTTCATGGTGGTATATAAGTGGATCATCTACGGGCCAATGAACTCCAATCGAGCCCCAAGCATCCTTATCCACTTCATAGACATGTTCCTTTTTTCTGGCAGCAAGGATAATCCTGACCTATACCAGGGACAG CCGATAGTCCAGAAGGTTCTTGTGATCTTGGCGCTGATTTCAGTTCCAGTTTTATTATTGGGAAAACCAATCCATCTTTACTGCACgcacaaaaaaaagcaacacaGAACA GAAGACCAGAGGCCATTAATAGTAGACAGTAATTCCGTCAATAGCATACAAGGGGACCTGGAAGCAGGAGAACAGGATGAGGAAGAG GAGTTCGACATGCCAAATGTGTTCATGCACCAGGCCATCCATACCATTGAGTACTGTCTTGGGTGCATCTCTAATACTGCCTCTTATCTGAGGCTGTGGGCCCTCAGCCTCGCACATGCGC agcTCTCGGAGGTGCTGTGGTCGATGGTGATGCATATGTCTTTTTCCTCAAAGAGTTACGTGGGCTCTGTGACCATGGCTGTGATTTTCGCTTTTTTCGCCGTGTTAACGGTCTCCATCCTGTTGGTCATGGAGGGGCTCTCAGCCTTTTTGCACGCCCTTCGTTTGCACTG ggtGGAATTTCAGAACAAGTTCTACAGTGGAACAGGCTATAAGCTCAGTCCTTTTGATTTTACATCCATTATTAATGCTTCTTTACCAAATTAA
- the mrpl18 gene encoding large ribosomal subunit protein uL18m has product MAAVLGDLWRNVRVLLGQIQRQALSPAFSNTINGPFTKSARCMNQAAPQLQPQSDRNDNEDISKEFVNRNPRNLEQMALAVKDRGWGTVWPSNQYYHRLVFIRSQNYITAEIFAPHSSSPVLSCSSKEWALKRELASTNSVSASQAVGEVLAQRCREAGLLRLTFRVVPWTFRSESVKKFRVAMKGGGIKLCEPRRKYVG; this is encoded by the exons ATGGCGGCGGTGTTGGGAGATTTGTGGCGTAACGTCCGTGTGCTGCTGGGTCAAATACAAAGGCAAGCACTGAGCCCAGCGTTCAGCAACACAATTAACGGACCCTTTACGAAATCGG CGCGCTGCATGAATCAGGCTGCCCCCCAGCTTCAGCCCCAATCGGACCGAAATGACAACGAAGATATAAGCAAGGAGTTTGTCAACAGGAATCCCCGAAATCTGGAACAGATGGCTTTAGCAGTAAAGGACAGAGGCTGGGGGACTGTGTGGCCATCAAACCAGTACTACCACAG GCTGGTATTCATACGCTCTCAGAACTACATCACAGCAGAAATCTTCGCCCCTCACTCCTCCTCCCCAGTGCTGTCTTGCTCCAGCAAGGAGTGGGCCCTGAAACGGGAGCTGGCCTCCACAAACTCAGTGTCGGCAAGCCAGGCGGTGGGGGAGGTTCTGGCCCAGCGCTGCCGCGAGGCCGGCCTCCTCAGGCTCACCTTCAGGGTCGTCCCGTGGACTTTCCGCTCAGAATCT GTAAAAAAGTTCAGAGTGGCCATGAAAGGAGGAGGAATCAAACTCTGCGAACCACGAAGGAAATACGTCGGCTGA
- the ssh3 gene encoding protein phosphatase Slingshot homolog 3 isoform X1 — protein MPTEELKQPFASGIKIRKEERDPKKGRRTGEEGQYLEGVSLPPCFTGPLCVTPGAQQPDGMALLTLHRTPSVCTPDEAIPRRGQLQKRESFALVKGAVLLLEESEGGEIGTSPPLLKHRPQGGGKSETQHRHLQAMVSLLRPEDTLKLAVRLESVSPVRVRYLLVISTDCSKNESILLGVDFPNMESDCCTIGLVLPIWSDTQVYLDGDGGFSVTSAKMTRIFKPVSIQTMWSVLQALHGCCERAVKGAIIPGSGLTWTQNYVSQVESDRLCRNEWGAMMGLESVRRDNMGQSSSERVSVERRIKTQLREIMRTEDLENITSKQVRMALEKNLNMDMKDYKEFIDNEMMVTMAQMDKPSKIFDYLFLGSEWNAANFEELQKNNVGYILNVTMEIDNFFPESFTYMNIRVYDVESTDLLSHWNNTYTFINKARQSGQAVLVHCKMGVSRSASTVMAFAMKQYQWPLDMALGHVRERRSIVKPNEGFMKQLHTYNGILSASQQRHNLLWKRKSRHSHEEGSNEEQEDEDDRSLEDEEIDEDEAEVFIEGSADPLADSSLPPSPPDTPCPSQESERSTHHTTVPDGDKVSQSPSRSGRMNLFSLMQSICELDEDEERGNDKEMAASHWRSPEQRRRSLGRRSLIHQKAHVDVSPEPRSLRGDRTLEAEGAGSAVPKTETKEEESGTEGGCGE, from the exons ATGCCTACTGAGGAATTGAAGCAGCCTTTCGCCAGCGGGATCAAAATAAGAAAAGAGGAGAGGGACCCCAAAAAAGGGAGGAGAACGGGAGAAGAGGGACAGTATTTGGAG GGTGTTTCGCTTCCTCCGTGCTTCACGGGTCCCCTGTGTGTGACCCCAGGCGCCCAGCAGCCCGACGGCATGGCCCTGCTCACGCTGCACCGCACTCCGTCAGTCTGCACGCCG GATGAAGCAATCCCAAGGAGAGGACAACTCCAGAAGAG AGAAAGCTTTGCCCTGGTGAAGGGGGCAGTGCTGTTGCTGGAAGAGAGTGAAGGAGGAGAGATTGGGACTTCGCCCCCTCTGCTGAAGCACCGCCCACAAGGGGGAGGGAAATCGGAGACTCAGCACAGACACCTCCAGGCCATGGTGTCGCTGCTGCGACCGGAGGACACCCTCAAGCTG GCGGTGAGGTTGGAGTCTGTCAGTCCCGTCAGAGTGAGATACTTGTTAGTTATTTCGACCGACTGTAGTAAAAATGAGAGCATCTTACTCGGAGTGGATTTCCCCAACATGGAGAG TGATTGTTGCACGATTGGCCTGGTTCTCCCCATTTGGAGTGACACGCAGGTCTACCTTGACGGAGACGG TGGGTTTAGTGTCACCTCAGCGAAGATGACAAGGATCTTCAAACCTGTATCCATTCAGACCATGTG GTCAGTCCTGCAGGCCCTGCATGGCTGTTGTGAGAGGGCAGTGAAAGGTGCCATCATCCCAGGCTCTGGACTGACCTGGACCCAGAACTACGTTTCCCAGGTGGAGTCAGACCGCCTCTGCCGCAACGAGTGGGGAGCAATGATGGGCCTGGAGTCGGTCAGGAGGGACAACATGGGGCAAAG TTCTTCAGAGAGAGTGTCGGTGGAGAGGAGGATCAAAACCCAGCTAAGGGAGATCATGAGGACCGAAGATCTTGAGAACATCACATCCAAACAG GTCCGGATGGCTCTCGAGAAGAACTTAAACATGGACATGAAAGACTATAAGGAATTCATCGACAACGAGATGATGGTCACCATGGCACAGATGGACAAACCCTCTAAGATATTCGACTACCTTTTCCTG ggctcagagtggaatgcggccaattttgaagaACTGCAAAAAAACAA TGTTGGCTACATCTTGAATGTGACCATGGAGATAGACAActttttcccagaatccttcaCCTACATGAATATCCGGGTGTATGACGTGGAGTCAACGGATCTCCTCTCTCACTGGAATAACACTTACACGTTTATCAACAAAGCTAG GCAGAGCGGCCAGGCCGTCCTGGTCCACTGTAAGATGGGCGTGAGCCGGTCAGCCTCCACGGTGATGGCTTTCGCCATGAAGCAGTACCAGTGGCCGCTGGACATGGCTCTGGGCCACGTACGGGAGAGGCGGTCCATCGTCAAACCCAACGAGGGATTCATGAAGCAGCTGCACACCTACAACGGCATCCTGAGTGCCAG TCAGCAGCGTCACAACCTCCTGTGGAAGCGGAAGTCAAGGCACAGCCACGAAGAAGGCAGTAATGAAGAGCAGGAGGATGAAGATGACAGGTCTCTAGAGGATGAAGAgattgatgaagatgaggcagAG GTGTTCATTGAAGGTTCTGCGGATCCATTAGCAGACAGCTCTCTGCCCCCTTCCCCACCTGACACCCCCTGTCCATCCCAGGAGTCTGAAAGATCCACCCATCACACCACTGTCCCAGATGGTGACAAG GTTTCCCAGAGTCCGAGTCGCAGTGGAAGGATGAATCTCTTTTCCCTCATGCAATCAATCTGTGAACTGGATGAGGACGAGGAGAGGGGCAACGACAAGGAG ATGGCTGCCAGTCACTGGAGGTCACCTGAGCAGAGGAGGCGGAGCCTGGGGAGAAGGAGCCTTATTCATCAGAAAGCTCACGTGGATGTGTCTCCAGAGCCACGCAGCCTGCGTGGTGATAGGACCTTGGAGGCGGAAGGGGCGGGGTCAGCTGTACccaagactgaaacaaaggaaGAGGAGAGTGGAACTGAGGGAGGATGTGGAGAGTAA
- the ssh3 gene encoding protein phosphatase Slingshot homolog 3 isoform X2, whose translation MPTEELKQPFASGIKIRKEERDPKKGRRTGEEGQYLEDEAIPRRGQLQKRESFALVKGAVLLLEESEGGEIGTSPPLLKHRPQGGGKSETQHRHLQAMVSLLRPEDTLKLAVRLESVSPVRVRYLLVISTDCSKNESILLGVDFPNMESDCCTIGLVLPIWSDTQVYLDGDGGFSVTSAKMTRIFKPVSIQTMWSVLQALHGCCERAVKGAIIPGSGLTWTQNYVSQVESDRLCRNEWGAMMGLESVRRDNMGQSSSERVSVERRIKTQLREIMRTEDLENITSKQVRMALEKNLNMDMKDYKEFIDNEMMVTMAQMDKPSKIFDYLFLGSEWNAANFEELQKNNVGYILNVTMEIDNFFPESFTYMNIRVYDVESTDLLSHWNNTYTFINKARQSGQAVLVHCKMGVSRSASTVMAFAMKQYQWPLDMALGHVRERRSIVKPNEGFMKQLHTYNGILSASQQRHNLLWKRKSRHSHEEGSNEEQEDEDDRSLEDEEIDEDEAEVFIEGSADPLADSSLPPSPPDTPCPSQESERSTHHTTVPDGDKVSQSPSRSGRMNLFSLMQSICELDEDEERGNDKEMAASHWRSPEQRRRSLGRRSLIHQKAHVDVSPEPRSLRGDRTLEAEGAGSAVPKTETKEEESGTEGGCGE comes from the exons ATGCCTACTGAGGAATTGAAGCAGCCTTTCGCCAGCGGGATCAAAATAAGAAAAGAGGAGAGGGACCCCAAAAAAGGGAGGAGAACGGGAGAAGAGGGACAGTATTTGGAG GATGAAGCAATCCCAAGGAGAGGACAACTCCAGAAGAG AGAAAGCTTTGCCCTGGTGAAGGGGGCAGTGCTGTTGCTGGAAGAGAGTGAAGGAGGAGAGATTGGGACTTCGCCCCCTCTGCTGAAGCACCGCCCACAAGGGGGAGGGAAATCGGAGACTCAGCACAGACACCTCCAGGCCATGGTGTCGCTGCTGCGACCGGAGGACACCCTCAAGCTG GCGGTGAGGTTGGAGTCTGTCAGTCCCGTCAGAGTGAGATACTTGTTAGTTATTTCGACCGACTGTAGTAAAAATGAGAGCATCTTACTCGGAGTGGATTTCCCCAACATGGAGAG TGATTGTTGCACGATTGGCCTGGTTCTCCCCATTTGGAGTGACACGCAGGTCTACCTTGACGGAGACGG TGGGTTTAGTGTCACCTCAGCGAAGATGACAAGGATCTTCAAACCTGTATCCATTCAGACCATGTG GTCAGTCCTGCAGGCCCTGCATGGCTGTTGTGAGAGGGCAGTGAAAGGTGCCATCATCCCAGGCTCTGGACTGACCTGGACCCAGAACTACGTTTCCCAGGTGGAGTCAGACCGCCTCTGCCGCAACGAGTGGGGAGCAATGATGGGCCTGGAGTCGGTCAGGAGGGACAACATGGGGCAAAG TTCTTCAGAGAGAGTGTCGGTGGAGAGGAGGATCAAAACCCAGCTAAGGGAGATCATGAGGACCGAAGATCTTGAGAACATCACATCCAAACAG GTCCGGATGGCTCTCGAGAAGAACTTAAACATGGACATGAAAGACTATAAGGAATTCATCGACAACGAGATGATGGTCACCATGGCACAGATGGACAAACCCTCTAAGATATTCGACTACCTTTTCCTG ggctcagagtggaatgcggccaattttgaagaACTGCAAAAAAACAA TGTTGGCTACATCTTGAATGTGACCATGGAGATAGACAActttttcccagaatccttcaCCTACATGAATATCCGGGTGTATGACGTGGAGTCAACGGATCTCCTCTCTCACTGGAATAACACTTACACGTTTATCAACAAAGCTAG GCAGAGCGGCCAGGCCGTCCTGGTCCACTGTAAGATGGGCGTGAGCCGGTCAGCCTCCACGGTGATGGCTTTCGCCATGAAGCAGTACCAGTGGCCGCTGGACATGGCTCTGGGCCACGTACGGGAGAGGCGGTCCATCGTCAAACCCAACGAGGGATTCATGAAGCAGCTGCACACCTACAACGGCATCCTGAGTGCCAG TCAGCAGCGTCACAACCTCCTGTGGAAGCGGAAGTCAAGGCACAGCCACGAAGAAGGCAGTAATGAAGAGCAGGAGGATGAAGATGACAGGTCTCTAGAGGATGAAGAgattgatgaagatgaggcagAG GTGTTCATTGAAGGTTCTGCGGATCCATTAGCAGACAGCTCTCTGCCCCCTTCCCCACCTGACACCCCCTGTCCATCCCAGGAGTCTGAAAGATCCACCCATCACACCACTGTCCCAGATGGTGACAAG GTTTCCCAGAGTCCGAGTCGCAGTGGAAGGATGAATCTCTTTTCCCTCATGCAATCAATCTGTGAACTGGATGAGGACGAGGAGAGGGGCAACGACAAGGAG ATGGCTGCCAGTCACTGGAGGTCACCTGAGCAGAGGAGGCGGAGCCTGGGGAGAAGGAGCCTTATTCATCAGAAAGCTCACGTGGATGTGTCTCCAGAGCCACGCAGCCTGCGTGGTGATAGGACCTTGGAGGCGGAAGGGGCGGGGTCAGCTGTACccaagactgaaacaaaggaaGAGGAGAGTGGAACTGAGGGAGGATGTGGAGAGTAA
- the ssh3 gene encoding protein phosphatase Slingshot homolog 3 isoform X3: MALLTLHRTPSVCTPDEAIPRRGQLQKRESFALVKGAVLLLEESEGGEIGTSPPLLKHRPQGGGKSETQHRHLQAMVSLLRPEDTLKLAVRLESVSPVRVRYLLVISTDCSKNESILLGVDFPNMESDCCTIGLVLPIWSDTQVYLDGDGGFSVTSAKMTRIFKPVSIQTMWSVLQALHGCCERAVKGAIIPGSGLTWTQNYVSQVESDRLCRNEWGAMMGLESVRRDNMGQSSSERVSVERRIKTQLREIMRTEDLENITSKQVRMALEKNLNMDMKDYKEFIDNEMMVTMAQMDKPSKIFDYLFLGSEWNAANFEELQKNNVGYILNVTMEIDNFFPESFTYMNIRVYDVESTDLLSHWNNTYTFINKARQSGQAVLVHCKMGVSRSASTVMAFAMKQYQWPLDMALGHVRERRSIVKPNEGFMKQLHTYNGILSASQQRHNLLWKRKSRHSHEEGSNEEQEDEDDRSLEDEEIDEDEAEVFIEGSADPLADSSLPPSPPDTPCPSQESERSTHHTTVPDGDKVSQSPSRSGRMNLFSLMQSICELDEDEERGNDKEMAASHWRSPEQRRRSLGRRSLIHQKAHVDVSPEPRSLRGDRTLEAEGAGSAVPKTETKEEESGTEGGCGE, translated from the exons ATGGCCCTGCTCACGCTGCACCGCACTCCGTCAGTCTGCACGCCG GATGAAGCAATCCCAAGGAGAGGACAACTCCAGAAGAG AGAAAGCTTTGCCCTGGTGAAGGGGGCAGTGCTGTTGCTGGAAGAGAGTGAAGGAGGAGAGATTGGGACTTCGCCCCCTCTGCTGAAGCACCGCCCACAAGGGGGAGGGAAATCGGAGACTCAGCACAGACACCTCCAGGCCATGGTGTCGCTGCTGCGACCGGAGGACACCCTCAAGCTG GCGGTGAGGTTGGAGTCTGTCAGTCCCGTCAGAGTGAGATACTTGTTAGTTATTTCGACCGACTGTAGTAAAAATGAGAGCATCTTACTCGGAGTGGATTTCCCCAACATGGAGAG TGATTGTTGCACGATTGGCCTGGTTCTCCCCATTTGGAGTGACACGCAGGTCTACCTTGACGGAGACGG TGGGTTTAGTGTCACCTCAGCGAAGATGACAAGGATCTTCAAACCTGTATCCATTCAGACCATGTG GTCAGTCCTGCAGGCCCTGCATGGCTGTTGTGAGAGGGCAGTGAAAGGTGCCATCATCCCAGGCTCTGGACTGACCTGGACCCAGAACTACGTTTCCCAGGTGGAGTCAGACCGCCTCTGCCGCAACGAGTGGGGAGCAATGATGGGCCTGGAGTCGGTCAGGAGGGACAACATGGGGCAAAG TTCTTCAGAGAGAGTGTCGGTGGAGAGGAGGATCAAAACCCAGCTAAGGGAGATCATGAGGACCGAAGATCTTGAGAACATCACATCCAAACAG GTCCGGATGGCTCTCGAGAAGAACTTAAACATGGACATGAAAGACTATAAGGAATTCATCGACAACGAGATGATGGTCACCATGGCACAGATGGACAAACCCTCTAAGATATTCGACTACCTTTTCCTG ggctcagagtggaatgcggccaattttgaagaACTGCAAAAAAACAA TGTTGGCTACATCTTGAATGTGACCATGGAGATAGACAActttttcccagaatccttcaCCTACATGAATATCCGGGTGTATGACGTGGAGTCAACGGATCTCCTCTCTCACTGGAATAACACTTACACGTTTATCAACAAAGCTAG GCAGAGCGGCCAGGCCGTCCTGGTCCACTGTAAGATGGGCGTGAGCCGGTCAGCCTCCACGGTGATGGCTTTCGCCATGAAGCAGTACCAGTGGCCGCTGGACATGGCTCTGGGCCACGTACGGGAGAGGCGGTCCATCGTCAAACCCAACGAGGGATTCATGAAGCAGCTGCACACCTACAACGGCATCCTGAGTGCCAG TCAGCAGCGTCACAACCTCCTGTGGAAGCGGAAGTCAAGGCACAGCCACGAAGAAGGCAGTAATGAAGAGCAGGAGGATGAAGATGACAGGTCTCTAGAGGATGAAGAgattgatgaagatgaggcagAG GTGTTCATTGAAGGTTCTGCGGATCCATTAGCAGACAGCTCTCTGCCCCCTTCCCCACCTGACACCCCCTGTCCATCCCAGGAGTCTGAAAGATCCACCCATCACACCACTGTCCCAGATGGTGACAAG GTTTCCCAGAGTCCGAGTCGCAGTGGAAGGATGAATCTCTTTTCCCTCATGCAATCAATCTGTGAACTGGATGAGGACGAGGAGAGGGGCAACGACAAGGAG ATGGCTGCCAGTCACTGGAGGTCACCTGAGCAGAGGAGGCGGAGCCTGGGGAGAAGGAGCCTTATTCATCAGAAAGCTCACGTGGATGTGTCTCCAGAGCCACGCAGCCTGCGTGGTGATAGGACCTTGGAGGCGGAAGGGGCGGGGTCAGCTGTACccaagactgaaacaaaggaaGAGGAGAGTGGAACTGAGGGAGGATGTGGAGAGTAA